A window of the Maniola hyperantus chromosome 16, iAphHyp1.2, whole genome shotgun sequence genome harbors these coding sequences:
- the LOC117989364 gene encoding uncharacterized protein: MFLSKITLCLLLIVVAVKAEKKIELQDIEEDNLRSEKQKQHDKSEGRSQGPTTAPSPDSPPLDFLKNGLFQYFGGPIQQPQQTRYVQQYDVTEEPERSSIIAPKPQYGPPAQQAMLGYLSNVPMQIYLVPQYYNEPTEQAAHPQNEVQISAPAPARVPVYQEHQQVQQQANYIEVPTYVTNTGKPYVQQPYTSPVFYVSHGQQTIAPAQATVTPVLAYQVPLVQYPTAISAPPSKGYYQSQQFTETNSVDEAQENGYNHQQQYSSHTEIPSKQSGPDYPRYYNSRTPIREEYRGPLELPHPHSLLLKAPPSHLSHIPKALPEYRPVSKPVYASGGGFISSAYTPRPSESYSTFKRRPTSLLDSYIPSSVQIEYLKRGYTKDPLAAYEALSSARFLSQTPVIPRHYERGFLPNQLYHTAAGGITFGHHKRAPKIDKGSQQ; the protein is encoded by the coding sequence ATTACGTTATGTCTGCTTCTGATAGTCGTTGCAGTGAAAGCCGAGAAAAAAATTGAACTACAAGACATAGAAGAAGATAATTTGAGAAGTGAAAAGCAAAAGCAGCATGACAAATCAGAAGGTCGATCCCAAGGTCCAACCACAGCCCCATCCCCAGACTCACCTCCACTAGATTTTCTTAAAAACGGTCTTTTTCAATACTTTGGAGGTCCCATTCAACAGCCACAACAAACTCGATATGTACAACAGTACGATGTTACAGAGGAGCCTGAAAGATCGTCTATCATTGCACCAAAACCTCAATACGGACCTCCAGCGCAACAAGCTATGCTGGGTTACTTGTCAAACGTACCAATGCAAATATATTTAGTTCCGCAGTATTACAATGAACCTACTGAGCAAGCGGCACATCCACAAAATGAAGTTCAGATATCAGCGCCTGCTCCAGCAAGAGTGCCAGTCTATCAAGAACATCAGCAAGTACAACAACAAGCTAATTACATTGAAGTACCGACATATGTAACCAATACAGGCAAGCCTTATGTTCAACAGCCCTACACTTCCCCTGTATTTTACGTAAGTCACGGTCAGCAAACTATTGCGCCAGCGCAAGCTACTGTAACACCAGTGTTGGCCTATCAGGTGCCCCTCGTCCAATATCCTACTGCGATATCTGCACCACCATCAAAGGGATATTACCAAAGTCAGCAATTCACAGAAACTAACTCTGTCGATGAAGCACAAGAAAATGGATATAATCATCAACAGCAGTATTCTAGTCACACGGAAATTCCTTCTAAGCAATCGGGGCCAGACTATCCACGGTATTACAATTCTCGGACTCCTATTAGAGAAGAATATCGAGGCCCGCTCGAGCTACCTCATCCTCACTCACTTCTTTTGAAAGCACCGCCATCGCATTTATCCCACATTCCCAAAGCGCTGCCAGAGTATCGCCCTGTATCGAAACCTGTGTACGCATCAGGAGGAGGTTTCATATCGAGTGCTTATACTCCTAGACCAAGTGAATCATACAGTACATTTAAAAGAAGGCCGACATCTCTATTAGATTCATATATTCCGTCTAGTGTTCAAATAGAGTATTTAAAGAGAGGATATACTAAAGATCCATTAGCAGCTTACGAAGCGTTGTCAAGTGCTCGATTCTTGTCACAAACACCTGTTATCCCGAGACATTATGAACGTGGTTTCTTGCCGAATCAATTATATCACACGGCTGCTGGTGGTATCACATTTGGACACCACAAACGAGCCCCTAAAATAGATAAAGGTTCACAACAATAA
- the LOC117989759 gene encoding adhesive plaque matrix protein-like: MRWLSMVLFCLVLSTTTANPDPKKYKKESVEKDKKSETLTTDEKIFLREVEEKYGVKSDIPVDNQNEEDEKSVEKNYKDTTPGDKKALPAVIAIEIVNDTDSQFKGKRTIDANLGYGYKTNNGYSYSYFGKSNQNKGKFVIYPYSQEDPPAYNSPENKYSSSTNGKYSSFQSTRTNVEIQPSQAYELVPVKEEKPSYEYKKPAIEFKTPSIDYSGERTAQTLYTTYNGQELSGLSGQFPTVMPNYFVDPSQLLQNPHFQSAGLTQDHLRSQGSYLNQNQRIVPVLVLRVPSSYLRNPTAELYANLPTNYPLSQHLNTVNLQSLVNQYFKTNGYSFAPNTYQSPASSPESGPQHYSHPYVKPTYTEADYSGVQYSAVKPVMARYPATYTQQKYLLTQPQSVYQNPTQQQPQSVYQNPTPQQYEYQYQYVPQTEVKMQTYYIQPQYQQSLQETAVPESYQNQQSVVEQQSNVDDSVSTGEYTPQYTSGQEGKETVEYEPQNVSEPTAQLDVSQYVSASPDSANYAVNNENTDYSKQQVSAEYPSVALPSYTSQSEYYATKSAQKNTVSVYPSNLIHTEQYQEPAAPEGAAQGYSYSNQNTEDSGKSFVISENYPSKDHTIATVLPYTYKSSRRPTQTSIQAVSYVTPMPTSKYQTQYRIMVPKTVLRDPNSEKVSYVNSHSLPMHYTQIGNYADSSSESEYAAGSQYVSSVASKPSYTRNYHPKRMARPDSKTEASSARVSAKKTNERGERKKLS, from the exons ATGCGGTGGCTATCAATG GTCCTTTTCTGCTTAGTGCTATCAACCACAACAGCAAATCCTGATCCCAAGAAGTACAAAAAGGAATCTGTAGAAAAAGACAAAAAATCTGAAACTTTAACAACAgatgaaaaaatttttttgagaGAAGTTGAAGAAAAGTATGGTGTGAAGTCAGACATTCCTGTTGACAATCAGAATGAGGAAGATGAGAAATCAGtggaaaaaaattacaaagataCCACTCCTGGTGACAAAAAAGCGCTTCCCGCTGTTATAGCAATCGAGATTGTTAATGACACAGACTCACAATTCAAAGGCAAAAGAACAATTGATGCAAATCTTGGATATGGTTACAAGACTAACAATGGGTATTCTTACTCGTACTTTGGTAAATCAAACCAAAACAAAGGGAAATTTGTCATTTATCCTTATTCACAAGAAGACCCTCCCGCTTACAATAGTCCAGAAAATAAGTATTCATCCTCCACAAATGGAAAATATTCTTCTTTCCAATCTACCAGAACTAATGTAGAAATACAACCTTCGCAAGCTTATGAATTAGTGCCTGTAAAGGAAGAGAAACCATCTTATGAATATAAGAAACCTGCTATTGAATTCAAAACCCCCTCAATAGATTACTCAGGTGAAAGAACAGCACAAACTTTATACACAACTTACAATGGTCAGGAATTATCTGGCTTGAGTGGACAATTTCCAACGGTCATGCCTAATTACTTTGTGGACCCATCCCAACTTCTTCAAAATCCTCATTTCCAAAGTGCTGGACTGACTCAAGATCATCTTCGCTCTCAGGGATCATacttaaatcaaaatcaaaggATAGTACCTGTTCTTGTACTACGTGTACCCAGTTCTTATTTAAGAAATCCTACTGCAGAATTGTATGCCAATTTACCAACAAACTATCCCTTGTCACAACATTTGAATACTGTCAATCTACAAAGTTTAGTGAATCAGTATTTCAAGACAAATGGGTATTCATTTGCGCCGAATACTTATCAGAGCCCAGCGTCATCACCAGAATCTGGACCTCAACATTACTCACATCCCTACGTGAAGCCTACATATACTGAAGCGGATTACTCTGGTGTGCAATACTCTGCAGTTAAACCAGTTATGGCTAGATATCCAGCAACTTATACTCAACAAAAGTATTTGCTCACCCAACCTCAATCCGTTTACCAAAATCCTACACAACAGCAACCTCAATCAGTTTACCAGAACCCTACACCGCAGCAATATGAATATCAATATCAGTACGTTCCACAAACAGAGGTAAAAATGCAAACTTATTACATTCAACCGCAGTATCAACAAAGTTTACAAGAAACTGCAGTACCTGAAAGTTATCAAAATCAGCAATCAGTAGTCGAGCAACAATCCAATGTAGACGATAGTGTATCAACTGGTGAATATACACCGCAATATACAAGCGGTCAAGAAGGGAAAGAAACAGTGGAATATGAACCTCAAAATGTCTCAGAACCAACGGCACAGCTAGATGTGTCTCAATATGTTTCTGCAAGTCCCGATTCTGCAAATTACGCTGTAAATAATGAAAACACTGACTATTCTAAGCAACAGGTATCCGCAGAGTACCCGTCAGTAGCACTCCCCTCCTACACGTCTCAGTCAGAATACTATGCCACAAAATCTGCGCAAAAGAATACGGTTTCGGTTTACCCATCTAATTTAATACACACAGAGCAGTACCAAGAACCCGCAGCCCCTGAAGGAGCCGCCCAAGGTTACTCGTACTCAAACCAGAATACTGAGGATTCGGGAAAATCGTTTGTGATTTCAGAAAACTATCCTAGCAAAGACCACACTATTGCTACGGTTTTACCTTACACATATAAGTCATCCAGGAGGCCTACACAAACCAGTATCCAAGCAGTAAGCTACGTCACTCCTATGCCTACGTCCAAATATCAGACCCAATACAGGATTATGGTACCAAAGACTGTTCTTAGGGATCCCAATTCCGAGAAGGTATCTTACGTTAATTCTCACTCATTGCCTATGCATTACACGCAAATTGGCAACTACGCTGATTCTAGCTCTGAGTCTGAATATGCAGCAGGGAGTCAATATGTTTCTTCGGTTGCCAGCAAACCGTCCTATACTCGGAATTATCATCCAAAAAGAATGGCTAGACCTGATAGCAAAACAGAAGCATCATCAGCAAGAGTTAGCGCAAAGAAAACAAATGAAAGAGGTGAAAGGAAAAAGTTATCGTAG